In Nonomuraea sp. NBC_00507, the following are encoded in one genomic region:
- a CDS encoding precorrin-3B synthase, with translation MSISGRTHPDACPGALQLHQAADGPLARVRTPGGLLSAGQLRELAACASELGSGVIELTSRANLQVRALRDPEAFAERIAAAGLLPSPTHERVRNIVASPLVDRELIIDLDRALCARPELAELPGRFLFAIGETGLAADVALVEGRLLLAGRETGLPGTVELMLEAAEAFLRLRSAEWRISELGPARVAAELGTELGAARRGTPPSTEPGPHQALIPLGRLSPRQLLALAEAAEEVRLTPWRTVVLPRVPEDVGFITDPNSPWAGVTACTGRPGCAKSLADVQTDAARWVHERHTDRPVHWAGCDRLCGLPPGPVIQMVATPGGYEERQK, from the coding sequence GTGTCCATATCCGGACGAACACATCCAGACGCCTGTCCGGGGGCGCTCCAGCTGCACCAAGCCGCCGACGGGCCGCTGGCCCGCGTCCGCACCCCGGGCGGTCTGCTCTCCGCCGGGCAGCTGCGCGAGCTGGCGGCGTGCGCGAGCGAGCTGGGCTCGGGTGTGATCGAGCTGACCTCGCGGGCCAACCTGCAGGTGCGCGCGTTGCGGGATCCGGAGGCCTTCGCTGAACGCATCGCCGCGGCCGGGCTGCTGCCCTCGCCGACCCACGAGCGGGTACGCAACATCGTCGCCTCGCCTCTCGTCGACCGAGAGCTGATCATCGACCTCGACCGCGCCCTGTGCGCCCGGCCGGAGCTGGCCGAGCTGCCCGGGCGTTTCCTGTTCGCGATCGGTGAGACGGGGCTGGCCGCCGATGTGGCCCTGGTGGAGGGGCGGCTGCTGCTGGCCGGGCGGGAGACGGGGTTGCCGGGAACGGTGGAGCTGATGCTGGAGGCCGCCGAGGCGTTCCTGCGGCTGCGCTCCGCCGAATGGCGCATCTCCGAGCTGGGGCCCGCCCGCGTCGCCGCCGAGCTCGGCACGGAGCTGGGCGCGGCCCGGCGCGGCACCCCACCTTCCACCGAACCCGGCCCCCACCAGGCACTGATCCCGCTCGGCCGCCTGTCCCCACGTCAGTTGCTGGCCCTGGCCGAAGCCGCCGAGGAGGTACGGCTCACGCCATGGCGCACGGTCGTGCTGCCCCGCGTGCCGGAGGATGTGGGATTCATCACCGACCCGAACTCTCCCTGGGCCGGCGTGACCGCGTGCACCGGCCGCCCCGGTTGTGCCAAGTCCCTGGCCGACGTACAGACTGACGCCGCCCGCTGGGTCCATGAGCGTCACACCGACCGCCCCGTGCACTGGGCGGGCTGCGACCGCCTGTGCGGGCTGCCGCCCGGGCCGGTCATCCAGATGGTCGCCACCCCCGGCGGATACGAGGAAAGGCAGAAGTGA
- a CDS encoding precorrin-8X methylmutase, with amino-acid sequence MIDYIRDGAEIYRQSFATIRAEADLSGMPPEVAQVAVRMIHACGMTDLTRDLAWSPNVVTNAREALRAGAPILCDAMMVASGVTRRRLPADNEILCTLSEPGVPALAERLSTTRSAAALELWRDRLAGSVVAIGNAPTALFRLLELVAEGAGRPAAVLGLPVGFIGAAESKQALAASDLDYLVVHGRRGGSAMAVAAINAIASEEE; translated from the coding sequence GTGATCGACTACATCCGCGACGGCGCCGAGATCTACCGGCAGTCGTTCGCCACCATCCGCGCCGAGGCCGACCTGAGCGGGATGCCCCCGGAGGTGGCCCAGGTCGCGGTCCGGATGATCCACGCCTGCGGAATGACCGACCTGACCCGTGACCTGGCCTGGTCACCGAACGTGGTGACGAACGCCCGCGAAGCCCTGCGTGCGGGGGCGCCGATCCTGTGCGACGCCATGATGGTCGCCTCCGGCGTCACCCGCCGCCGCCTCCCGGCGGACAACGAGATCCTCTGCACGCTGTCAGAGCCCGGCGTCCCGGCCCTCGCCGAACGCCTGAGCACCACCCGCAGCGCCGCCGCGCTGGAGCTGTGGCGCGATCGGCTGGCCGGCTCGGTGGTGGCCATCGGCAACGCCCCGACCGCGCTCTTCCGGCTCCTGGAGCTGGTCGCCGAGGGGGCGGGACGCCCGGCGGCAGTGCTGGGCCTCCCGGTGGGCTTCATCGGCGCTGCCGAGTCCAAGCAGGCACTGGCCGCCAGCGACCTGGACTACCTGGTCGTCCACGGCCGCCGAGGCGGCAGCGCGATGGCGGTGGCGGCGATCAACGCCATCGCGAGCGAGGAGGAGTGA
- a CDS encoding cobyrinate a,c-diamide synthase encodes MVIAAPASGSGKTTVATGLMAALRARGLRVSPHKVGPDYIDPGYHALAAGRPGRNLDPWLTGEERVTPLFLHGARGCDIAVVEGVMGLFDGKGGTVPDSGTPDTVPDSGTSDTVPDSGTSDFASTAHVARLLDAPVVLVVDVARQSRSVAATVHGFSTFDPRVRVGGVILNRVGSDRHEELCRAALGDVPVLGAIRRDDAVATPSRHLGLIPAAERESEALAAVGRLGELVARSCDLEALVRLAGTAPPLHARPWEPAAVAQPYGKLVAVAGGAAFTFGYAEHVELLRSAGAEIAVFDPLRDERLPEGTAAIVIGGGFPEVYADRLAANEPLRKQVAAFDGPIAAECAGLLYLCEELDGLPMCGRVPGVARMTDRLTLGYREAISGTSLLTREGERHRGHEFHRTTIISPKEPLFRWAGGADGYGDALVTASYLHLHWAGRPELAQRIVDYRHRRSE; translated from the coding sequence CTGGTCATCGCCGCTCCCGCGTCCGGCAGCGGCAAGACGACGGTGGCGACGGGGCTCATGGCCGCGCTGCGGGCGCGCGGGCTGCGGGTGTCGCCGCACAAGGTGGGGCCCGACTACATCGACCCCGGCTACCACGCTCTGGCCGCCGGTCGGCCGGGCCGCAACCTGGACCCGTGGCTGACCGGCGAGGAGCGGGTGACGCCGCTGTTCCTGCACGGGGCGCGCGGGTGCGACATCGCCGTGGTCGAGGGCGTCATGGGGCTGTTCGACGGCAAGGGCGGCACCGTGCCGGACTCGGGCACACCGGACACCGTGCCGGACTCGGGCACATCGGACACCGTGCCGGACTCGGGCACATCAGACTTCGCCTCGACGGCACACGTCGCCCGGCTGCTGGACGCGCCGGTGGTGCTCGTGGTGGACGTCGCCCGGCAGAGCCGGTCGGTCGCCGCGACCGTGCACGGTTTCTCCACCTTCGACCCGCGGGTGCGGGTGGGCGGGGTGATCCTCAACCGGGTGGGGTCGGACCGGCACGAGGAGCTGTGCCGGGCCGCGCTGGGGGACGTGCCGGTGCTCGGGGCCATCCGGCGGGACGACGCCGTGGCTACCCCGTCACGTCACCTGGGACTGATCCCCGCGGCTGAGCGCGAGTCCGAGGCGCTGGCGGCGGTGGGGCGGCTGGGCGAGCTGGTAGCCCGCTCGTGCGACCTGGAAGCCCTGGTACGGCTGGCCGGCACGGCTCCCCCTCTGCACGCACGGCCGTGGGAGCCCGCGGCGGTGGCGCAGCCGTACGGGAAGCTCGTCGCGGTGGCGGGCGGGGCGGCCTTCACCTTCGGCTACGCCGAGCACGTCGAGTTGCTGCGCTCGGCGGGCGCGGAGATCGCGGTCTTCGACCCGCTGCGGGATGAACGGCTGCCCGAGGGGACCGCGGCGATCGTCATCGGTGGCGGCTTCCCCGAGGTCTACGCCGACCGGCTCGCCGCCAACGAGCCGCTGCGCAAGCAGGTGGCCGCCTTCGACGGGCCCATCGCCGCGGAGTGCGCCGGGCTGCTCTACCTGTGCGAGGAGCTGGACGGGCTGCCGATGTGCGGCAGGGTGCCGGGGGTGGCCCGGATGACGGACCGGCTGACCCTCGGCTACCGGGAGGCGATCTCCGGGACGTCGCTGCTGACCCGCGAGGGCGAGCGGCACCGCGGACACGAGTTCCACCGCACCACGATCATCTCGCCGAAGGAGCCGCTGTTCCGCTGGGCGGGGGGCGCCGACGGCTACGGCGACGCCCTCGTGACCGCCTCCTACCTGCACCTGCACTGGGCGGGCAGGCCAGAGCTGGCTCAGCGGATAGTCGACTACAGGCACCGGAGAAGCGAGTGA